A DNA window from Parabacteroides johnsonii DSM 18315 contains the following coding sequences:
- a CDS encoding RNA polymerase sigma factor, whose product MRVNEDLLKRLKVGDEKAFEDLYWTYSPQVYNFINSLLFDKSLAEDLTQNVFLKIWEKHEQIEPGLGITAYLFTIARHFVFKETEFRLSQHATLHVESIDLSDNSKEEQQHEANSLLEYIDHLIENLPPSRREIFRLSRLEQLSNKEIAHKLSISEKTVETQLYRSFQYLRSKLPPDKRWILLFCYLVNQC is encoded by the coding sequence ATGAGAGTCAATGAAGATTTACTGAAACGCTTGAAGGTTGGCGACGAAAAAGCTTTTGAGGATTTGTATTGGACTTATAGTCCTCAGGTGTATAACTTCATCAACTCTTTATTGTTTGATAAATCTCTTGCAGAAGATTTGACACAGAATGTCTTTCTGAAAATTTGGGAAAAGCATGAGCAGATAGAACCTGGGTTAGGGATCACGGCTTACCTGTTTACGATTGCCCGGCATTTTGTTTTTAAGGAGACGGAATTCCGTCTGTCTCAACATGCAACGTTGCATGTTGAGAGTATTGATCTAAGTGATAATTCAAAAGAAGAACAACAACATGAAGCGAATTCCCTTCTTGAATATATTGACCATTTAATTGAGAATCTCCCTCCCTCCCGAAGAGAAATATTTCGTTTAAGCCGCCTTGAGCAACTATCAAATAAAGAAATTGCCCATAAATTATCCATTTCAGAAAAAACGGTAGAGACACAACTTTATCGCTCTTTTCAATATTTACGTTCCAAACTACCTCCCGATAAGAGATGGATACTCCTTTTTTGCTATTTGGTTAATCAGTGTTAA